The following proteins are co-located in the Fusobacteria bacterium ZRK30 genome:
- a CDS encoding acetyl-CoA carboxylase carboxyltransferase subunit alpha — protein sequence MEFEKKLKDIEIKIDELKEFSKEKGIDLSAEIEKLEAEKELVLSETYKNLSSWEKVSVARHPKRPYTLDYIEHIVEDFEELHGDRLFKDDPAIVGGIGKIDGKRFVIIGHQKGRDMESNIYRNFGMANPEGYRKALRLMKLAERFKLPVLTLIDTAGAYPGIDAEKHGQGEAIARNLMEMAGLSTQIIAIVIGEGGSGGALALGVADRVFMLENSVYSVISPEGCAAILYKDASKASQAANDLKISANQLIKLGVVDDIIEEPLGGAHRDHEAMAKNIKIKVLEAYSEIKDLPILELKDQRYEKFRKMGEVNQGV from the coding sequence ATGGAATTTGAAAAGAAATTAAAAGATATAGAGATAAAAATAGATGAATTAAAAGAATTTTCTAAAGAGAAGGGGATAGACCTATCTGCTGAGATAGAGAAATTAGAGGCAGAAAAAGAGTTGGTACTATCGGAAACTTATAAAAATCTGAGTTCATGGGAGAAGGTGTCGGTAGCCAGACATCCAAAGAGACCATATACTTTAGATTATATAGAGCATATTGTAGAAGATTTCGAAGAACTGCATGGAGATAGATTGTTTAAAGATGATCCGGCTATTGTAGGAGGAATTGGAAAAATAGATGGAAAGAGATTTGTAATAATCGGGCATCAAAAAGGAAGAGATATGGAATCTAATATATATAGGAACTTTGGAATGGCAAATCCAGAGGGATATAGAAAAGCTCTTCGTCTTATGAAATTAGCAGAAAGATTTAAACTACCGGTGTTAACACTGATAGATACAGCTGGAGCATATCCAGGAATAGATGCAGAAAAACATGGGCAGGGAGAAGCAATAGCCAGAAACCTTATGGAGATGGCCGGTTTATCGACTCAGATTATAGCAATTGTTATTGGAGAAGGTGGATCTGGAGGAGCGTTAGCTCTGGGAGTTGCAGATAGAGTATTTATGCTTGAAAACAGTGTGTATTCTGTAATATCACCAGAAGGATGTGCAGCAATTTTATATAAAGATGCATCTAAAGCATCACAGGCAGCAAATGATCTTAAAATATCAGCTAATCAGTTAATAAAATTAGGAGTAGTAGATGATATTATAGAGGAACCTTTAGGGGGAGCTCATAGAGATCATGAAGCCATGGCTAAAAATATAAAAATAAAAGTATTAGAAGCTTATTCAGAAATAAAAGATCTTCCTATTTTGGAATTAAAAGATCAGAGATATGAAAAATTTAGAAAAATGGGTGAAGTAAATCAAGGGGTATAG
- the accD gene encoding acetyl-CoA carboxylase, carboxyltransferase subunit beta produces the protein MGIFSINKKKYATLKIEKKKEEKKVEPKKVEPNITGSGLWVKCPGCNEIIYKKDIKKNQMRCPNCDNYFKMSGKQRIELLIDKDTFEEFDVDLFTKDPLKFPDYAEKIENTKIKTKLKEGVISGVGKMFGMEVSIAAMDFSFLGGSMGTVVGEKITRAIERGIERKIPVIVVATSGGARMHEGILSLMQMAKTSAALDRLRENGIPFISIPVDPTTGGVTASFAMLGDIIISEPKALIGFAGARVIEQTIKQKLPEGFQLSEFVQECGMVDIIAKREDLKKTVHRVLDNLFGL, from the coding sequence ATGGGTATTTTCTCTATTAATAAAAAAAAATACGCTACATTGAAGATTGAGAAAAAAAAGGAAGAAAAAAAGGTAGAACCTAAAAAGGTGGAGCCGAATATAACAGGATCAGGACTATGGGTTAAGTGCCCGGGGTGCAATGAAATAATTTACAAAAAAGACATCAAAAAAAATCAGATGAGATGTCCAAACTGTGACAACTACTTTAAAATGAGTGGGAAACAAAGGATAGAATTACTGATAGATAAGGATACTTTTGAGGAGTTTGATGTAGATTTATTTACAAAAGATCCCCTTAAATTTCCTGACTATGCAGAAAAAATAGAAAATACAAAGATAAAAACTAAGTTAAAAGAAGGAGTTATCTCAGGTGTCGGAAAGATGTTTGGGATGGAAGTCAGTATAGCTGCCATGGATTTTTCTTTCTTAGGTGGAAGTATGGGAACAGTTGTAGGAGAAAAAATAACCCGTGCAATTGAAAGAGGTATTGAAAGAAAGATACCTGTAATAGTAGTTGCTACTTCTGGAGGAGCTAGAATGCACGAGGGAATCTTATCACTTATGCAGATGGCAAAGACCTCAGCGGCCTTAGACAGACTTCGTGAAAACGGAATTCCATTTATATCTATTCCGGTGGATCCAACTACTGGAGGAGTAACTGCATCATTTGCAATGCTAGGGGATATAATTATTAGTGAACCAAAAGCTCTTATAGGATTTGCAGGAGCCAGAGTTATAGAACAGACAATAAAACAAAAATTACCTGAAGGATTTCAATTAAGTGAATTCGTCCAAGAATGTGGAATGGTTGATATCATTGCTAAGAGGGAAGACTTAAAGAAAACTGTACACAGGGTATTAGATAATTTATTTGGACTATAA
- a CDS encoding GGDEF domain-containing protein, with protein sequence MEAKKIDKLKFFLKTFIPFSLIGLIAFSIMGKVQLNTTVNKIKMEENVNLEISKEVIMEDMLEVKTDLLYLSQTTYLNNYINKKSYSLGEWSKELYIYSKNKKMYDQIRYIDEKGFELVRINSNKIDPNTPLIIKKSELQNKKDRYYFKNSIDLKLNQIYVSPLDLNKENKEIEIPLKPMIRFVTPVFNENKEVKGLVVLNYLGEKLLDKISTIYIKKPYSIPFLLNKESYYLLGEKGKEWGFMYDKKDINFKNEFPDIWEEIEKNESGQYMNGSQLFTYTKIRPLETIDTTLEAKKGYYWILVSYVPKKHIDAIKDEKILTFLFSGMIILTILTLISLVSADRKCSELEKINIIEKKNLELKIKNDELFHLSSRDGLTGIYNRRYIMKLFEKEFKLYKSDKKITCVLFDVDRFKTINDTYGHLIGDIVLKKITKIVIENISFDDLFGRYGGDEFFLIFLGKEDYEIDEILEKIRSDIFNLILKIDEKKIRVTISLGVARSTNQMKESEDMIVGADLALYRAKENGRNRIERYN encoded by the coding sequence GTGGAAGCTAAGAAGATAGATAAACTTAAATTTTTCTTGAAGACTTTCATACCATTTAGTCTGATTGGATTAATAGCTTTTTCTATAATGGGAAAAGTACAATTGAATACAACGGTCAATAAGATTAAGATGGAAGAAAATGTTAATTTAGAGATCTCCAAGGAAGTAATAATGGAAGATATGTTGGAGGTTAAAACAGATCTTTTATACCTGTCTCAAACGACTTATTTAAACAATTATATCAATAAAAAGAGTTATTCTTTAGGGGAATGGTCAAAAGAGTTATATATATATTCTAAAAACAAAAAAATGTATGATCAGATAAGATATATAGATGAAAAGGGATTTGAGTTGGTTAGAATTAACAGTAACAAAATTGACCCTAATACACCTCTAATTATAAAAAAATCAGAACTGCAAAACAAAAAAGATAGATATTATTTTAAAAATTCCATAGATTTAAAATTAAATCAAATCTATGTCTCTCCCTTGGACCTAAATAAAGAAAATAAAGAGATAGAGATACCGTTAAAACCCATGATTAGGTTTGTAACCCCTGTATTCAATGAAAATAAAGAGGTCAAAGGTTTGGTGGTATTAAATTATCTAGGGGAAAAACTTTTGGATAAAATATCAACTATATATATAAAAAAACCATATTCAATCCCATTTTTATTGAATAAAGAATCGTATTATTTGTTGGGGGAGAAGGGGAAAGAATGGGGGTTTATGTATGATAAAAAAGATATTAACTTTAAAAATGAATTTCCGGATATTTGGGAAGAGATAGAGAAAAATGAAAGTGGTCAATATATGAACGGTTCCCAGCTGTTTACATATACAAAAATAAGACCATTGGAAACTATTGATACAACACTAGAAGCTAAAAAAGGTTATTATTGGATATTGGTTTCATATGTTCCAAAGAAACATATAGATGCTATTAAAGATGAAAAAATACTGACATTTTTATTTAGCGGGATGATAATACTGACTATATTAACATTGATTTCCCTGGTTTCTGCAGATAGAAAATGTTCAGAGCTGGAAAAAATAAATATAATAGAGAAGAAAAACCTAGAGTTAAAGATAAAAAATGATGAACTCTTTCATCTTTCTTCTAGAGATGGTCTAACAGGAATATATAATAGAAGATATATAATGAAATTATTTGAGAAGGAATTTAAACTCTATAAATCAGATAAAAAAATAACCTGTGTTTTGTTTGATGTAGATAGGTTTAAAACTATAAATGATACCTATGGTCACCTGATTGGGGACATTGTATTGAAAAAAATAACTAAAATAGTTATAGAAAATATAAGCTTTGATGATCTCTTTGGACGGTATGGAGGAGACGAATTTTTCTTGATATTTCTAGGTAAAGAAGATTATGAAATAGATGAAATACTAGAAAAAATTCGTAGTGATATATTTAATTTGATCTTGAAGATAGATGAAAAAAAGATCAGAGTGACTATAAGTTTGGGAGTTGCAAGGTCTACAAATCAGATGAAAGAATCAGAGGATATGATAGTAGGAGCTGACCTGGCTTTATACAGAGCCAAGGAAAATGGAAGAAATAGGATAGAAAGATATAATTAA
- the rodA gene encoding rod shape-determining protein RodA has protein sequence MKNNRDVRVLIKKVKKMSYRILLNAVLIAVISAFSIYSATYTKTTSFLKKDLIWLLLGIVVYFVFSMIDFKLYRRYSRLIYGASLISLLAVFAFGVTKLGAKRWIDLGFMNLQPSEFAKIFMVLTFSALLVNSYKSSFSGLKDVVKSGVHILPVFILILKQPDLGTSLTLIAIFGVLIFVHGIDTKTITIMLGSLVAFVPFAYFFLLKEYQQTRILTFLNPEKDLLGSGWNVTQSMIAVGSGGLFGKGLFQGTQSKLKFLPESHTDFIGAVFLEETGFVGGLILLVLYYSLIYNVVRIGNNSNDEYGRLICYGVAAIIFFHTTVNLGMIIGIMPVTGLPLLLMSYGGSSYIFTFMMLGIVQSVKVHSDKY, from the coding sequence ATGAAAAATAATAGAGATGTAAGAGTTTTGATCAAAAAAGTAAAAAAAATGAGTTATAGAATTTTATTGAATGCAGTATTAATAGCTGTAATCAGTGCATTTTCAATATATAGTGCAACTTACACTAAAACTACTTCTTTTTTAAAAAAAGATTTGATTTGGCTCCTTTTGGGGATAGTGGTGTATTTTGTATTTTCTATGATAGATTTCAAGTTATATAGACGCTATTCCAGGCTGATCTATGGAGCAAGTCTGATATCTCTGCTGGCTGTTTTTGCATTTGGAGTAACTAAATTAGGAGCTAAAAGATGGATAGACTTAGGGTTTATGAACTTACAGCCCTCAGAGTTTGCAAAAATATTCATGGTATTAACCTTTTCAGCTCTCCTGGTAAATAGTTATAAAAGTAGTTTTTCAGGTCTAAAAGATGTAGTTAAGTCTGGAGTTCATATTCTGCCTGTATTCATACTTATACTAAAACAACCGGATCTGGGGACTTCCCTAACATTGATTGCAATATTTGGAGTATTAATATTTGTTCATGGGATAGATACCAAAACAATAACTATAATGCTCGGGAGTTTGGTAGCCTTTGTTCCCTTTGCATATTTCTTTCTTTTGAAAGAATATCAGCAGACAAGGATTTTAACCTTTTTAAATCCTGAAAAAGATCTTTTGGGAAGTGGGTGGAATGTAACCCAGTCTATGATAGCAGTGGGTTCAGGTGGATTATTTGGAAAGGGGTTATTTCAGGGGACTCAGAGTAAACTTAAATTTTTACCGGAATCCCATACAGACTTTATAGGTGCTGTCTTTTTAGAAGAAACAGGCTTTGTAGGAGGATTGATATTATTAGTCCTATACTATTCCCTTATCTATAATGTGGTTCGGATAGGGAATAATTCTAACGATGAATATGGAAGATTGATCTGTTATGGGGTAGCTGCAATAATATTTTTTCATACCACAGTAAACTTGGGAATGATAATAGGGATTATGCCGGTAACAGGGTTGCCGCTGCTCCTAATGAGTTATGGTGGTAGTTCATATATCTTTACCTTTATGATGTTAGGTATAGTTCAGAGTGTAAAAGTTCATAGTGATAAATATTAA
- the dut gene encoding dUTP diphosphatase, with protein MKKVEVKIIKAEGVALPKYMTDGAAGMDVCAHIEKPVTLKSLERRLIPTGIVIEIPFGYEVQVRPRSGLAMKHGITLVNSPGTIDSDYRGEVGIILINLSSEEYTINPMERIGQLVLQKVYKMEFVETDSVEESKRSTGGFGHTGK; from the coding sequence ATGAAAAAAGTAGAAGTCAAGATAATAAAAGCAGAAGGGGTAGCTCTTCCAAAGTATATGACAGATGGTGCAGCTGGAATGGATGTATGTGCTCATATTGAAAAACCTGTAACTTTAAAAAGTTTAGAAAGACGACTGATTCCTACAGGAATAGTTATAGAGATACCATTTGGCTATGAGGTTCAGGTAAGGCCTAGAAGTGGATTAGCAATGAAGCATGGAATCACATTAGTAAATTCTCCAGGAACTATAGATTCAGATTATAGGGGAGAAGTCGGAATAATTTTGATCAATCTGAGTTCAGAAGAATATACTATAAATCCAATGGAAAGAATTGGACAGCTTGTCCTTCAAAAGGTTTATAAGATGGAATTCGTTGAAACAGATAGTGTGGAAGAAAGTAAAAGATCTACAGGTGGTTTTGGCCATACTGGGAAATAG
- a CDS encoding insulinase family protein: protein MIIEKKLKNGIPVFFDKMDGIQSVTIGVFVGTGSKHEKKDEYGVSHLLEHMMFKGTNRRSAKELSEEIDNVGGNINAYTGKETTAYYIQLLSSRLEVGVDILSDMFLNSTFSDENLEKEKKVVIEEINMYEDIPEEKVHDINSTFAISGDQSNIVLGSIESVNGISRDILVNYFNRRYTPENMVISLAGNMDIDKVMEMLEDTMGTIEKKEAQTSKEFSMKINPGKQISKKEMSQVHLCINTKGISYLDQDRYKYSIISNILAGNMSSRLFQKIREDRGLAYSIYSYMSNFKEGGLFTIYAGTTPKDYNEVIQIVLEEFEEIKKNSVTEKELERSKNQFLSSLTFGLENSRARMSRLASSYLTYGRIKTIEETIEEIEKITCEDIKKVANKVFSEEYYSYTILGDIE, encoded by the coding sequence ATGATAATAGAGAAAAAATTAAAAAATGGAATTCCTGTTTTTTTTGACAAGATGGATGGGATACAATCAGTAACTATAGGGGTCTTTGTAGGAACCGGGTCAAAACATGAAAAAAAAGATGAATACGGTGTATCTCACCTTTTGGAACATATGATGTTTAAAGGTACTAACAGAAGGTCAGCTAAAGAACTGTCTGAAGAGATAGACAATGTAGGCGGAAATATAAATGCGTATACTGGAAAGGAAACTACAGCTTATTATATACAGCTGTTATCTTCTAGATTAGAAGTAGGAGTGGATATCTTATCAGATATGTTTTTAAACTCTACTTTTTCAGATGAAAATTTAGAAAAGGAAAAAAAAGTTGTAATTGAAGAGATAAATATGTACGAGGATATCCCAGAGGAAAAAGTACACGATATAAATTCTACATTTGCTATCTCCGGAGACCAGTCTAATATAGTTTTAGGAAGTATTGAAAGTGTAAATGGAATCAGTAGAGATATCTTAGTTAATTATTTCAATAGGAGATATACACCGGAAAATATGGTTATATCTTTAGCTGGAAATATGGATATAGATAAAGTTATGGAGATGTTAGAGGATACCATGGGAACTATAGAGAAAAAAGAAGCTCAGACTTCGAAAGAATTTTCTATGAAGATAAATCCTGGAAAACAGATCTCTAAGAAAGAGATGAGTCAGGTACACCTGTGTATAAACACAAAGGGAATCTCCTACTTAGATCAGGACAGATATAAATACTCTATAATTTCTAATATATTAGCCGGAAATATGAGTTCCAGGTTATTTCAAAAGATCAGAGAAGACCGTGGACTGGCTTACTCAATCTATAGTTATATGTCAAATTTTAAAGAAGGCGGACTATTTACCATCTATGCAGGGACAACACCTAAAGATTATAACGAAGTAATTCAGATAGTTCTAGAAGAGTTCGAGGAAATAAAGAAAAATAGTGTAACTGAAAAAGAACTGGAAAGATCAAAGAATCAATTTTTAAGTTCATTAACTTTTGGATTGGAAAACAGCAGGGCCAGAATGAGTAGATTAGCCAGTTCATATCTGACTTATGGACGTATAAAAACAATCGAAGAAACTATAGAAGAAATAGAAAAAATAACTTGTGAAGATATAAAAAAAGTGGCAAATAAAGTTTTTTCAGAGGAATATTATTCATACACTATCTTAGGAGATATAGAGTAA
- a CDS encoding LptF/LptG family permease, with amino-acid sequence MKKIDRYIIVKFIKSVLLSLFAFIGIFVLSQIFKVINYVTSGRMTTIEGAKYMAALIPGILVQVSPLAALLGGLITINKMASSLEVIALKTSGISFRRIVLLPIIATFIMAGGVFYISNSLQPEGLKTARELKRKNQIDDDKIPVAKNNVYLRGNGDYIYHFDYINREKNIAKGVQVVILSKNFDAIKSIITAKSARYTDDGRWELDGANENKIDEKKVVFHKTYINLQLKDEPKLFLTPKYRKEELSLTELKRIALLLRKTGGEAKEFDVEFHKRIAYPFACVVIGILGLALGSRYVRGSSAINIALSIAFGYGYYIVQASFEAVAMGGILSPLMGAWMPNLIFIGIGLVAMNKAEY; translated from the coding sequence ATGAAAAAAATAGATAGATATATAATAGTTAAATTTATAAAGTCAGTTCTATTATCCCTCTTTGCTTTTATAGGGATTTTTGTACTATCCCAGATTTTTAAAGTAATAAATTATGTTACTTCCGGAAGGATGACAACTATTGAAGGTGCCAAGTATATGGCAGCACTGATCCCCGGTATTTTGGTACAGGTCTCCCCACTGGCAGCACTGTTAGGTGGATTGATAACGATAAATAAGATGGCCAGCAGTCTAGAGGTTATAGCCTTAAAAACTTCTGGGATCAGTTTTAGAAGGATAGTTCTTCTGCCTATAATTGCTACATTTATAATGGCAGGAGGAGTTTTTTATATCAGTAATTCTCTGCAGCCGGAAGGCTTAAAGACAGCCAGGGAGTTAAAGAGAAAAAACCAGATAGATGATGACAAGATCCCGGTAGCAAAAAACAATGTATACCTCAGGGGGAATGGAGATTATATCTATCATTTTGATTATATAAACAGAGAGAAAAATATAGCTAAAGGGGTACAAGTAGTAATTCTAAGTAAAAACTTTGATGCCATAAAATCTATAATCACAGCTAAGTCAGCAAGATATACTGACGATGGCAGGTGGGAATTAGATGGGGCCAATGAAAATAAGATAGATGAAAAAAAAGTAGTTTTTCATAAAACCTATATAAATTTACAGTTAAAAGATGAACCTAAATTATTCCTGACTCCTAAATATAGAAAAGAGGAGTTAAGTTTAACGGAATTAAAAAGGATAGCATTGCTTCTCCGTAAAACCGGAGGAGAAGCCAAGGAATTTGATGTAGAATTTCATAAGAGAATAGCTTATCCGTTTGCCTGTGTTGTTATAGGAATCCTGGGGCTGGCCTTAGGAAGCAGATATGTAAGAGGTTCATCAGCTATAAATATAGCCCTTAGTATTGCTTTTGGTTATGGTTATTATATTGTTCAGGCTAGTTTTGAAGCGGTAGCCATGGGAGGAATCCTGTCCCCCCTTATGGGAGCATGGATGCCAAACCTTATCTTTATAGGTATAGGGCTAGTAGCGATGAATAAGGCAGAATATTGA
- a CDS encoding LptF/LptG family permease, with the protein MKIIDKYLFNQLKMPVLFGISLFTFIFLIEMMVKMMESILVKRVPALDMLHLLTYYIPPILSQTIPMGFFLGVMITYNKLTSTSESVAMVSIGMSLNKILKVPFFMSVGIFFLTIFLQEKIIPESFMRAETLGVKIATETPSFQLTEKTFLENVGEYSIYIDTLDPKTNQAKDVVIFQKSEKDIYPNVMLADRTIWKDGAMTLKDATFYQLDEEGKEKLRGSFESQVHPLTSFLSDFDVDIKEIDTMSVAMLLKNIKKMKENNSVAEEILPYKVELQKKLASPFSAVFLGILGVLFSLGHHRSGKSVSYGLSMAVIFLYITLFNVGIVLSSKGAVDPVIAIWFPNLLLATLTGTMYLRKVRRG; encoded by the coding sequence ATGAAAATAATAGATAAATATTTGTTTAATCAATTAAAGATGCCTGTTTTGTTTGGGATAAGTCTATTCACCTTTATATTTTTAATAGAGATGATGGTAAAGATGATGGAAAGTATTTTGGTTAAGAGGGTGCCGGCATTAGATATGCTCCACCTGCTTACCTACTACATTCCTCCAATATTATCTCAGACGATTCCCATGGGATTTTTTCTAGGGGTAATGATAACCTATAATAAGCTTACTTCAACCAGTGAAAGTGTGGCTATGGTATCTATAGGGATGAGTCTGAACAAGATATTGAAAGTACCGTTTTTTATGTCGGTAGGGATATTTTTTCTTACTATTTTTTTGCAGGAAAAAATAATACCTGAATCTTTTATGAGAGCGGAGACATTAGGGGTAAAAATTGCTACTGAAACACCGTCATTTCAATTGACTGAGAAGACGTTTTTGGAAAATGTAGGAGAATATAGTATCTACATAGATACGCTAGATCCCAAAACAAACCAGGCAAAGGATGTTGTTATTTTTCAAAAAAGTGAGAAAGACATCTATCCTAATGTTATGCTGGCAGACAGAACTATTTGGAAAGATGGGGCTATGACTTTAAAAGATGCCACTTTCTATCAATTAGACGAAGAGGGAAAGGAAAAGTTAAGGGGGAGTTTTGAGAGTCAGGTTCATCCGTTGACCTCGTTTCTCTCTGATTTTGATGTAGATATAAAGGAGATAGATACCATGTCTGTGGCAATGCTCCTAAAAAATATAAAAAAAATGAAGGAGAATAACAGTGTAGCTGAAGAGATATTGCCCTATAAGGTAGAGCTGCAGAAAAAATTAGCATCTCCATTCTCGGCAGTATTTTTAGGAATCCTGGGGGTATTGTTTTCTTTGGGACACCATAGAAGCGGGAAAAGTGTCAGCTACGGACTGAGTATGGCAGTTATTTTTCTATATATAACTTTATTCAATGTAGGAATAGTGTTATCCAGTAAAGGGGCGGTCGATCCGGTAATAGCCATTTGGTTTCCTAATTTACTATTAGCAACTCTTACAGGAACTATGTATCTTAGAAAGGTAAGGAGGGGATAG
- a CDS encoding CvpA family protein, with protein sequence MYIDIIAGVILILGVLIGFKKGFFFEVLSFFILILNVVLAKKWTPYVYNYISDSIKMKEHNVVYFLTYLALLVGLYIVTSAILSVLRKVLPKMFMGLTDSVLGGILGGLKGSFIIFVLLIFFNLLSSMVSEMEGYSKDSRINKFFLKNVTKLEGYYPDAVKEKLEELEFRKSVEKQIKEYMSK encoded by the coding sequence ATGTATATAGATATTATAGCTGGAGTTATACTGATTTTAGGAGTATTAATAGGTTTTAAAAAGGGTTTTTTCTTTGAGGTTCTATCATTTTTTATTTTGATATTAAATGTAGTGTTAGCAAAAAAGTGGACCCCCTATGTCTATAACTATATCAGTGACAGTATCAAAATGAAAGAGCACAATGTTGTATATTTTTTAACTTATCTGGCTCTTTTAGTGGGGCTCTATATAGTGACTTCTGCTATACTATCTGTCTTAAGAAAAGTTCTTCCTAAGATGTTCATGGGATTAACAGATAGTGTTTTAGGTGGCATTTTAGGAGGATTAAAGGGATCTTTTATAATATTTGTACTTTTAATATTTTTTAACTTACTCTCCAGTATGGTTTCAGAGATGGAAGGGTATTCAAAAGACAGCAGGATAAATAAATTTTTCCTGAAGAATGTCACAAAGTTAGAGGGGTATTATCCTGATGCTGTAAAAGAGAAGTTAGAGGAGCTTGAATTTAGAAAAAGTGTAGAAAAACAAATTAAAGAATATATGTCAAAATAA
- a CDS encoding class I SAM-dependent rRNA methyltransferase: MARVMLKKGKEKKIQNFYPNVFKDEIKQIMGTVKTGDIVDVCSEDLTFIGRGYVVENTNALVRVLTTKEETIDKKFILNKIKVAYDKRKYLNEETNCIRVFFSEADGIPGLIVDKFDKYLSVQFRNSGVEAFRQEIINALKKVTKTKGIYERSDVENRTHEGVEQKTGVIYGDIPDRITMEDNGLKYTVDIIDGQKTGFFLDQRDSRKFIRPFLNSNTRFLDVFSSSGGFSVAALAEGCQKVVAVDKNPHALELCLENYELNGFENKFEVVEGDAFSILKTLSNRGEKYDVITLDPPSLIKKKIDIQRGRDFFYKLCVDSFKMMETGGILGVITCAYHMSLEDIMEVTRMAASKNGLCLEVIGINYQPADHPWVLHVPETLYLKALWVRVIER; this comes from the coding sequence ATGGCAAGAGTTATGTTGAAAAAAGGTAAAGAAAAGAAGATTCAGAATTTTTATCCAAATGTATTTAAAGATGAGATAAAGCAAATAATGGGAACAGTTAAAACTGGAGATATAGTAGATGTATGTAGTGAAGACCTTACATTTATTGGTCGTGGATATGTTGTAGAAAATACAAATGCTTTGGTAAGGGTTTTAACAACTAAGGAAGAAACTATAGATAAGAAGTTTATATTAAATAAGATAAAGGTTGCATATGATAAAAGAAAATATTTAAATGAAGAAACTAATTGTATCAGGGTATTTTTCTCAGAAGCTGACGGAATACCGGGATTAATTGTAGATAAATTTGATAAATATTTATCGGTACAATTCAGAAATTCAGGTGTAGAGGCGTTTCGTCAAGAGATCATAAATGCGTTGAAAAAAGTGACAAAAACAAAGGGAATCTATGAGAGAAGTGATGTAGAAAATAGAACCCATGAGGGAGTAGAGCAAAAGACCGGTGTAATATACGGTGATATCCCAGATAGAATTACTATGGAAGATAATGGTTTAAAGTATACTGTGGATATAATTGACGGGCAAAAGACCGGTTTTTTCCTGGATCAGAGAGACTCTAGAAAATTCATAAGACCATTTTTAAACTCCAATACCAGATTTTTAGATGTATTTTCATCTAGTGGCGGATTCTCTGTGGCTGCACTTGCTGAGGGATGTCAAAAAGTTGTAGCTGTGGATAAAAACCCACATGCTTTAGAACTATGTTTAGAAAACTATGAATTAAATGGTTTTGAAAATAAATTTGAAGTGGTAGAGGGAGATGCTTTCTCTATCTTAAAAACACTATCAAATAGAGGGGAAAAGTATGATGTAATAACTCTAGATCCTCCTTCACTTATCAAGAAGAAAATAGATATACAGAGGGGAAGAGATTTCTTCTACAAACTATGTGTAGATAGTTTTAAGATGATGGAAACAGGGGGAATATTAGGAGTTATAACTTGTGCTTATCATATGAGTTTAGAGGATATAATGGAAGTGACAAGGATGGCAGCTTCTAAAAATGGTTTATGTTTAGAGGTAATAGGAATAAATTATCAGCCTGCAGATCACCCATGGGTATTACATGTGCCTGAAACACTATATTTAAAGGCTCTTTGGGTAAGAGTTATTGAAAGATAG